The Mangrovivirga cuniculi genomic sequence GTTTATTTTTGCTTTCCAGGTATTACCAACAATAATCTTTTTCTCAGCTGTATCCAGTGGTCTTTACTACCTGGGTATCCTTCAAAAAATTGTTTATGGAATCGCCTGGGTGATGTCTAAAACCATGCGGCTTTCTGGAGCTGAATCTTTATCTGCAGCTGGAAACATTTTTCTTGGACAAACTGAAGCACCTCTTCTTGTTCGTCCATTTATAAAGAATATGACCCAGTCGGAATTAATGTGTCTGATGACTGGTGGTATGGCAACAATGGCCGGAGCTGTTCTTGCGGCTTATGTAAAGCTTCTTGGAGGAGATAGTATCGAGCTACAAACTCAATATGCATCTTACCTGCTATCTGCATCATTCATGAATGCTCCAGCAGCTATTGTGATGTCTAAGATCTTTGTTCCGGAAACAAACCCGGAAAGTATTGATACTGAACTAAGGGTTAACAAAGAAAATATCGGAGTAAATCTTGTCGATGCACTTTCGCAAGGTACCAGTGTGGGACTTAAGCTAGCTGCAAATGTCGGAGCCATGCTACTGGCGTTTATTGCGATAATTTATGCACTTAATGGATTGCTTGTCGGTGTGATCGGTGATTACACTGGCCTTAACCAATACGTAATCGAATCTACGAATGGAAGCTTTGATGGCTTCTCGTTACAATATATCCTGGGACA encodes the following:
- a CDS encoding NupC/NupG family nucleoside CNT transporter, with product MDILRAAFGILVLLGIGFLFSRNKKAIDWKIVGIGIALQILFGLLIAEVEIVTKIFRGVSYAFVKFLDYAGEGAYFLFGGLAKNSYEDASAGHQLGFIFAFQVLPTIIFFSAVSSGLYYLGILQKIVYGIAWVMSKTMRLSGAESLSAAGNIFLGQTEAPLLVRPFIKNMTQSELMCLMTGGMATMAGAVLAAYVKLLGGDSIELQTQYASYLLSASFMNAPAAIVMSKIFVPETNPESIDTELRVNKENIGVNLVDALSQGTSVGLKLAANVGAMLLAFIAIIYALNGLLVGVIGDYTGLNQYVIESTNGSFDGFSLQYILGQIFRVFAWVIGVPWEDTLQVGSLLGQKTVINEFIAYDNLAKSLGGENPLTGKSLIIATYVLCGFSNFSSIAIQVGGIGSLAPNQQGNLSKLGFQALFAATIACMLTATIAGALITK